TCTCTGCGTGGCCGTGATTCATTTCGAATCCGACCAGACCCGCGAAGCCATGCGCGGCATCGCCCGCGAAGAAATTCCTAATGCCGTCCCCGCAGCGATCGACAAGTCCATCGACAACACCATCGATCGGGCCCCGGAACTGGGCGTTAAGATTGTCGACAAGATCGGAACGACGGTCGGCAAAGTCGCCGGCGACGTGGCGAAGAGCACGGGTGCGACTGCGGGGTTGCCCGAGGCGGCCGAGTCCGCCGGCAAAGTCGCCGGCGACCTGCTGGGCCGCATTCGCGACACGATCAGCGGAACTTCCAGCCCCGGCGATAAGCCATCCAGCGACTCCGGCGCTGGCGACCCGACGCCGAGTTCCGGCAAAAGTGATTCGCAGTCACGCCGCTCTGGCCAGACGGGAGACGATTCTAAGGAAGCTCCTCGCGCTGCTGCCGGCAATCCAGCAAATATTATCGACGGGCTGTTCGACGTGGTGCGCGGGGCAACCAAGGCCGGCGATCAGGTCGGACAGCAAATGTTCAAGTTGTCGCCAGCCGAAGAGCGGCAATGGGGTCAAGCCTTCCACGATCAGATCTTGAGCGAGAACAAAATCATTCGCAAGCCGGCGCTGACCAAGCGGATCGAGCGAATCGCCGCCCCGCTGTTGAGCGCCCGCAGGCGCCACGCCATCGACTACACCTTCACCGTCATCGATTCGAAGATCGACAGCATCAATGCCTTTTCCACCGTCGGCGGCTTTATCTATCTGCACAGTGCGCTCATCGACTTTGCACAGAACGACCAGGAGCTGCAATTCGTGATCGGCCACGAGATCGGCCACGTCGACCTGGGACATTGCGCGCAGCAACTGACCTATACCGCGCGGGCCTCGGAACTGGGCACTCCCGTCGCGGGCCACGTGGTCGGGGTCCTGCACCAGATCATCACAATGCCTTACTCGAAGGATGATGAATTCGCGGCCGATGCCTACGGCTTCAAGGCCGTGA
Above is a window of Pirellulales bacterium DNA encoding:
- a CDS encoding M48 family metalloprotease, which produces MKIYLLMGCGLVLTIGLCVAVIHFESDQTREAMRGIAREEIPNAVPAAIDKSIDNTIDRAPELGVKIVDKIGTTVGKVAGDVAKSTGATAGLPEAAESAGKVAGDLLGRIRDTISGTSSPGDKPSSDSGAGDPTPSSGKSDSQSRRSGQTGDDSKEAPRAAAGNPANIIDGLFDVVRGATKAGDQVGQQMFKLSPAEERQWGQAFHDQILSENKIIRKPALTKRIERIAAPLLSARRRHAIDYTFTVIDSKIDSINAFSTVGGFIYLHSALIDFAQNDQELQFVIGHEIGHVDLGHCAQQLTYTARASELGTPVAGHVVGVLHQIITMPYSKDDEFAADAYGFKAVIAAGQTREQALSFPRRFGKWLIEHGLEEPTDEPAEKTVASVLATRAQDHFQSHPPMDQRIRRLEAIDVGAHARK